ATATATTCAGGGTTCACCTCATACCTGTGCCTGTGCCTCTCGGTGATCTTTCTGCTGCCGTAAAGACTTTCAATCATAGTTCCGGGCATCAGATCGACATCACAGTCGCCAAGCCTCATAGTGCCGCCAAGATCGGTTACGTCCTCCTGTTCAGGAAGAATTGCAATGACATTCTTTTCAGCTCCCATCTCCTCAGAACCTGCACCTTCCCAGCCGAGGACATCTCTTGAGAACTCTATGACTGCCATCTGGAAACCAAGGCAGAGTCCGAGGAATGGGATATTATTCTCCCTTGCAAACCTGATGGCGTTGATCTTTCCTTCAATACCACGGTTACCAAATCCTCCGGGGATTAATATTCCGTCCATCTCGGCAAGCTCACTCTCATCATATGACTCTGCATCAATCCAGTGGATGTCCACCTCGGTTGAGAGATGCCTTCCTGCATGGCGCAGTGCCTCTTTTATGCTCAGGTAAACATCCTCAATGCCGTATTTGCTGACGATTGCAACTGACGCGCGGTTGGTGTACTCCCTGCTGACAACCCTGTACCATTCATTGTCCGCCTCCCTCTTCTCAAGTGCCAAAAGATCCCTTAAGACATCTGCAAGGCCTTCCTTCTCCATCTCCATCGGCACTTCATAGATATCGGCTGCTGTCGCAGCAGAGATGACAGCACGGTGTGATACATCACAGAACTGTGAGATCTTCTTCTTGGTTCCGACACCCATCACAACATCGCTTCTTCCGACTATGATGTCCGGGTGAATACCAAGTTCTCTCAGCATCTTTACTGAATGCTGGGTTGGCTTTGTCTTATGGTCGCCCATATTGTCAACAGGTACAAGGGTGACATGGACAAGTGCAATATCATCTTTAGGGATTTCACCGTGCATCTGACGGACAGCCTCAAGGAAAGGCATGCTCTCAATGTCACCTACAGTTCCGCCGACCTCTACCAGGCATACATCGGCAGTCGCTCCGTCCTCAAGGGAATTGAAAGCTGCACCTGTGATGAACTCCTTGATCTGATTGGTTATATGAGGAATTATCTGAACTGTTCCGCCGAGATAATCACCGCGTCTCTCTTTCTCTATAACAGTCTGGTACACCTTTCCGGTTGTGATATTATGATCAGATGTCAGACTTATGTCAAGGAAACGCTCATAGTTGCCAAGATCAAGATCGGCCTCTCCACCGTCCTTAAGAACAAAAACCTCTCCGTGCTGCGCCGGATTCATAGTTCCTGCGTCAATGTTCAGGTAAGGGTCTATCTTGACCGCAGTAACCCTGTAGCCCCTGTTTTTAAGGATTCTTCCTATCGATGCGGTAGTGATACCCTTACCAAGACCGCTCATAACTCCGCCGGTTACAATTATATACTTCAAATGACCCTCTCCATAAATATTAGCAGAAACGAAATGTCCACAATATGTCCATAAATAATTACTGCAAACCGGAATCTGAATCATCAGATTTCCGGATTAAATCTACTCATAGATATGATTTTTTTTACAGATAAATTCGTTGATGAACCCATCTGAAATAAGAATTTCCGGGCAGATAGAATCATAAAAATGTCACAATATTCATGAAATAATCCATGTACCCGCAGGAATGAATCCGGAAAAAATAACAGAGTATTGTCAGATATTAGCCCGTAATCAGAAAAGAAGCTGAAGTCCTTGAATATACTGTACTGCCATCTTCAGAGCATGTTACACCCTCAGCAAAGATAATTTTCCTTGTCCGCTTAATAATTCTGGCCTTCGCAGTCAGAACTCCGCTGTTCAGGCCTTTGTAATAATCTGTGGACTCAGATACAGTGGCAATGCCTTTTCCTTCCTCAAGTTCGGTGAATATCGCAAGCGCCATTGCCTCATCTGCCAGTGAGACATATACTCCACCCTGAAGCCACCCTGCACCGTTTAACATATCTTCCCTGACTTCCATGGCAAGTTTCGCCTCCCCGCTGCCAAAATCCTGCACATTTATACCCATCAGGCCAAAATACGGATTTGCAGCACTGCCTTTTGATTTAATATCTTCAATATATGACATATAGTAAACCATCTCTCCCGGATCATTATATTCCCGGATAAAATGGCATTTTCGGTTGATTCCAATAAAATAACAAACCGGAAATTTATTTCCCGGACAGGATTATATGAAAATTATGAATGACGAAGAGAGACAGATGCTTAAAGATCTGCTGTGGCTCAATTCAGTTATCGCAACCGAACTGATTCAGATAACCGAAAACACCTCACAGATACTGAGAAAGGCCGATGTACCGGAGGCGTGCAGGACTGAACACAATGAACTGAGGCAGAGGGCACTTGAGATTGCCGACAGATGCAAACCTGACACAATGCTCAGGCAGCACCTGGAGAAACATCAGTAATATTATACTTTTTTAAGCCTCACATTTCCTGTATGAAATTGCTGATGGTGGTAGCACCTAAGAGATACAGGGAAGAGGAATTTGAAACACCTGCAAAAATGTTTGAGGAGGCCGGAATTGAGTATGATGTAGCATCAACGAAGGCCGGGGAATGCGAAGGTATGATGGGGGGAATCATTGAGGCAGGACTTGCGATTAAGGACGCAAAAGAGGGAGATTACGACGGACTTGTAATTACAGGCGGACTTGGTGCGAGTGATTTCCTCTGGTCGGATGACAACCTGAAAACCCTCACTGAAGAGTTTGGAAAATCAGGGAAGGTTGTTGCCGCAATATGCCTTGCACCGGTGATTCTGGCACGCGCAGGACTCCTGAAGGGCCGTCAGGCAACAGTCTTTGAGTCACCTGCATCATTAAAGCTCATCGAAGAAGGCGGGGCAAACTACCTCAAAATTCCGGTAGTCTTAGATATGAATATAATAACAGCAAACCATCCGACAGCCTCAAAGGAATTTGCCGAAGCAATTATTGAAAAACTCGGCTGCTGAGTTGAAAGAAAACTTATGCAGAATATTAAGGCCAAAGAATGCACAATCATTGTTCCGGCATACAATGAAGAGAAGAGGATTATGCCTTTTCTTAATTCATTATCATCTTTCAAAGGCACGATAATCTTTGTCTGTGACGGAACTGACAGGACACCTGATGTTATCAGGAGTTTTTCAGAGAGGAGAAAAGAGAGATCACCGGAGATCATCTGCCTCGAGTACAACGAAAGGCTTGGAAAAGGCGGGGGCATAACTGCCGGAATCCTGAACTCAGAGACGCAGTATGTCGGATTTACAGATGCCGATGGTTCTACCTCCGAAAGTGAGATGATCCGGCTCTTTTCATATCTCTCAGATTACGACTGTGCAATTGGATCGAGGTGGATGAAAGATTCGGATGTTGTTGTAAAGCAGCCACTTTCGAGAAGAATTCAGAGCCGCCTTTTCAATATTGCAATAAGACTGATTCTGAATATAAGTTTCAGTGACACACAGTGCGGCGCCAAGGTATTCAGAAGAGAAGCACTGAATGATGTTCTGCCTGATATGAAGACAAAAGGATTTGAATATGATGCAGAACTGCTCTGGTGGCTTAAGAAGAAGGGATACAGCATAAAAGAAGTCCCCATTGTCTGGGAGAACCGGGAGGAGACTTCAGTCGGACGGGCAGACGGTGCGGGAATGATTATAAGGCTCTTTAAGATGAGGCTTGGATTATCTCCATAAAATTAGTTACCCAGACTGATCTGCACCAGAAATAAATCCGGATAAAAAGGAAAAGATCAGCAATGAAAAATATCTATATTGAAGAGATAACGGTTGGACAGAAGATAGATTCACTTTTCCTCATCGAAAATCCGTCCATTAAATCAAAAACCGGCGGACTTTTTATAACATGCACAATATCAGACAGGACAGGAACCAGAGACTGCAAGATCTGGGGCAACAGGGGCAGCAGTGAGGAAGAGATAGAAAGATATTACGAACTGATTGTTGAGGGAAATATCTACAGGATTGCCGGGGAAGTGAGGGAATATAACGGTGCAATGGAGATTCATGTAAATTCCGGCATAGAATTTCTGGCATACACGGAGAACGAAAATAACCTTAATATCAGGGACTATATCTATTCGCCCGTGGATCCGGATGAGACAAAGAAAAAGCTTGAAAAGCATATCTCCGGCATAAAGGACAG
The sequence above is a segment of the Methanoplanus limicola DSM 2279 genome. Coding sequences within it:
- a CDS encoding DJ-1/PfpI family protein yields the protein MVVAPKRYREEEFETPAKMFEEAGIEYDVASTKAGECEGMMGGIIEAGLAIKDAKEGDYDGLVITGGLGASDFLWSDDNLKTLTEEFGKSGKVVAAICLAPVILARAGLLKGRQATVFESPASLKLIEEGGANYLKIPVVLDMNIITANHPTASKEFAEAIIEKLGC
- the pyrG gene encoding glutamine hydrolyzing CTP synthase, which encodes MKYIIVTGGVMSGLGKGITTASIGRILKNRGYRVTAVKIDPYLNIDAGTMNPAQHGEVFVLKDGGEADLDLGNYERFLDISLTSDHNITTGKVYQTVIEKERRGDYLGGTVQIIPHITNQIKEFITGAAFNSLEDGATADVCLVEVGGTVGDIESMPFLEAVRQMHGEIPKDDIALVHVTLVPVDNMGDHKTKPTQHSVKMLRELGIHPDIIVGRSDVVMGVGTKKKISQFCDVSHRAVISAATAADIYEVPMEMEKEGLADVLRDLLALEKREADNEWYRVVSREYTNRASVAIVSKYGIEDVYLSIKEALRHAGRHLSTEVDIHWIDAESYDESELAEMDGILIPGGFGNRGIEGKINAIRFARENNIPFLGLCLGFQMAVIEFSRDVLGWEGAGSEEMGAEKNVIAILPEQEDVTDLGGTMRLGDCDVDLMPGTMIESLYGSRKITERHRHRYEVNPEYIDEIESAGLKFTGRSGNRMEACELPGSDAFFLATQFHPEFRSTPTRPSPPYLGFVDACKNYRMKEE
- a CDS encoding dolichyl-phosphate beta-glucosyltransferase, with the protein product MQNIKAKECTIIVPAYNEEKRIMPFLNSLSSFKGTIIFVCDGTDRTPDVIRSFSERRKERSPEIICLEYNERLGKGGGITAGILNSETQYVGFTDADGSTSESEMIRLFSYLSDYDCAIGSRWMKDSDVVVKQPLSRRIQSRLFNIAIRLILNISFSDTQCGAKVFRREALNDVLPDMKTKGFEYDAELLWWLKKKGYSIKEVPIVWENREETSVGRADGAGMIIRLFKMRLGLSP
- a CDS encoding PaaI family thioesterase codes for the protein MSYIEDIKSKGSAANPYFGLMGINVQDFGSGEAKLAMEVREDMLNGAGWLQGGVYVSLADEAMALAIFTELEEGKGIATVSESTDYYKGLNSGVLTAKARIIKRTRKIIFAEGVTCSEDGSTVYSRTSASFLITG